The sequence GGTTGAGTGGAAATGAGACCAAACTAATAAGTTGACGACGTTATCGAGTCCATACCATTCTGTCCCATGTTTCTCCCTTGGGTAATATAATaacggtggtctaatggtcagaaGCTACGGCTGCAATGTtaaaggtccgaggttcgagtCTCAGACAAGGcaatataaaaatttccatagattttaattttataaagaTAAAGACAATTTCACCAGTCACTGCTacatcatgcggtcacatgctGCAAAATTTCCGTGAAATGTCCAATCTATCTCCCTCTTTACAGAAACACTCAtaacttttaagttttttacaCGAATTTACCCATTTTAGCGTGGATGACTAAAGAATGGACGGagaattcgaaaatattttttaaaatttttgtcatGGATCATTGTACCTTTAACTAGCACTGTCCAATCTCATACATAGCCTGTCCAATTTGACCCACGTTTTTTCGCGAAGGtacaaaaaatttactttgtaAAAACCGTTACAAatcctttattttcaaacggaaaaataaataaaaaaatagggtAGGTAGACAAGAGAATACTTCACAATGcatgtaaaaaatatttcagaaaaagtaaatacaaaaagaaataattgaaaaataaaaattttgtccaAGATGACCCCTTTCTCCcctaataataacaaagacACCTTTTCTCGGGGCAAATTGGGTTGCTTGGTATATGAGGGAAAAATTTTCGGTAAATTTAGTTCATGACGCCATTGATATGTGTTCTTTTAGCCAATTAGAATAACTTGGGCCGTTCTACCCCGTTTACAAGAGCAATTCACCCCGTTACTCGTCACACCCCGCTTCCTTTTTAAAGCACTTTTGGttttaaacaaagaaatttgtcATAAACTAAAAAACGCTTTTCATAGctaattttttcctcttttttaagCCTAGTAgggataaaaaatattgagaaagGAAGAATTGTGGGctttaaaactaaaaaagccTCAAATTTTCAATATAGTTACACTTTATTTAAATGTATCAATAATGCTAAGTAATCTATATTTGTATCTGCATGGCACAACTTTATATTAGTCTAGTTCGTGCGTAATCGTCGTTTTATTGTTTGTTCCTTTTTATcacaattacaaaaaaatagtttaaatCACGGCTTGAACAGTTCCTTTCATGAGAAGCGCAACCCATGTTTACCGTTAAAAGACCTTTGGCATAAGATGGCTTATTGTGGTAATTTTTTCCAATAAGTATACaaaacctttttaaaatatgtattgcatttgattttcttgcaGTATGTTGTCAAAAAACTATATACAACTAATCCAATTCAAAACGTGAAGCTAAAGGAACGGCTAGAGAAATATTTGAAgacataatattttaaaatttgccttGAATTTCCATTggattaaatattaaaaatcccCTTCACTGTTATAGATTTTAGAAATATGAGAATTCAAATCAGTGTCTGAAAAATCGTCATAAATGATAGGGAATTTCGAACTGCGGTGGTCATAATCATCTTTAGTTAATAAACATGGATTAAGGTTTGTGGGAGAGTTAGAAGTGAAAATAGaagagatttttaaaatcatttttatactCGCGTAACAATACTGGttaattttaatgatttcGTTCAATAACACAAGTTTCTCGCCACAACCAATCTCTTGATAGGACGAATTAAGTGTGTTATTTTCAACTGGTGAATCGAGACGTTCATAGAAGTTAATAATGTTTTCATCACTTAGAAAAGAATGCCCACTTGCAAACTGCGTTACTCTTGTCAAAGCCatcacatttgaaaaaaatttgcaaaGTAATTCTTTTGAAACTGTGAAATTGTCACTGCATACCCGCATCAGGGAGAAGTATAGAGGAGAAAGCAGTTTCTATCCCTGTTCAAGGGGGAGTCGAACCCATAGCTGTCTGGGGAGTGGAAGCCGCCACCAGTTGGCAGCACAATGAGGTAGAGAGGAAGTTTCCATTAGAGTGTTTGGGAaaacacgttttttttctgttttacataaaaaattggaaattattattaacaagcaatccaccactcaaccgcaccaaatccatggaccccccttttttcccattccgctatgggacctagaaatctgaaataattcaggcatatccagttttttactccggattcacctgtgtttgcagaatttaaatattccctgccgttcgggagatatttaatgttaaagtttgagtttttttcaaattttaacaattttagggGGTCTTTGGCAGGGGGTTTTTGGGTAAAagctaacctttaaaaaaaaacaaattcaacccaaagtttgctcggccatcccttaataccaatccaaaaggaatttacattccgaattagattggccgagttattcccaatctagtaaagtgtaattttgaccagtttcccacccagcctagtcgccattttttattactctccctcgcgttcctagcGGATGACAGACGAAGTTACGCTTTtctggccttcactttagaccgggggacatactgtggggccctttcatatagtctagtggccagtaatatgaagcccgaggtgtaaagaactcgtatgcttcggCTTATATGCTCGGCGGCCGAACACATCTTCCAAATTGGAAACTAAACAGCGTCATTTGATCATGTAGTTGTAAAGTGCGCTATAGAAATTGAATAACCATAACCATAACCATGCTGTGCTTAGGCCTAAAACTTACAAGTTAATTCTGTAATTATTTACTCTAATAAACTTTGTCGAGCAATACAAAATATTGTTACCTTTATTCATAACTTGTTCTCTTGTCTCACTCGTGGTTTGTTTCACTCCCAGTTCACTCCTTTTCACAGTTCACTTCCATTGATAAGTTCTCCTGTTGTCTCATTAGAGGTTTCCCTAATTCCTGAagataaaatattatttagtaATAATCCGTCAAAATTCTATAGTATATGTACAATAGACatagaccggggctatgtgggacacggGGCTAAAATGTACAGGGCAATTTTTATATGTACAATTTGTCTTAAAATTACGAAATACATACAGCGTATGTtaaatgatgttttatttataatataaagttttttttctgaatttccgATTTTTTGTCGAGTTGtatgggaaaaacaaaaaaatgggaaccggaaaaaaaatttccgacgttttgtttttcattttcgtaatatttttttttaatatttttacagAACCCAGATAGCTGTTTGataggttttttttcctagtttaagataatattaatattttataaaaaatgtgttcctaAGTATGAtatattttagtttatttgatgttgtttGGGTTCGGGTTAAACGGGACATGGAAAACGGGGTAAAACAGGTATTGCCAGATCAACGTTATTTCCAGAAAAACGCCCcctggcaacaacaacaaaggaaaaattatcaaaaaaacttttttgataGTATCTCCACTTCtactttacaaaataaataaaaagatagcacttctgaaagggaaatgaatttccttttcagcagtgcattatttaataaatataattaagctGTTGCATAGAAAATTGATGTTCCATTTTTCCCCCGGCTCTGTTCCGTTTAaccctaaattttttttttggcattttttCATGTTGGCATTTCATGATATAACTATTGAATgattcaacgaaaaaaatagtaatagtATAGGGGAATCACccctatacttttattttttcataattcttagttttatttaaatggcagcgaaaagaaaaaaaatttcccacatagccccggtctcctaCTACTTCATCCACAGTAtccacaataacaaaaaaaatatttgtcgaAAACTTCTGAAGAGATTCCCtcattgttttatttacctaTTCGTCTTCTCTGCTCACGCATCCTATCTATGCGAGCTCTTTTAATTGGATCCATATCCACTTTCTTATGACGACCCATTTTCCAAAACAAATGTAATTGCTCGAAATTATTTGACACTAAAAAATCGAATATGGACTGTACACCAAACGACCAGACAATGGGTATAAGTGAACTGTAATGGTCGTTTACTCGTTTCGTTTCAAAATCAAAGTCATAGTCGATGTCACTACGCGGTCATTCTATTCTATTTACACATTCATCATTCCAAAATAGAAGTGGCGCTTTTTACGTTTACACGCATCCTCCAACATTGGccctatttttttgtattttggctTGATTAGCCATCTAGTGGGCAATCGAGTACTTGATTAGCCATCTAGTGGGCAATCGAGTATATATTAACCCACCCATATACCagcaaaaaaaaggttaaatctattgccacgagATATGTCGTGGCAATACGGTCAAaactgtctattgccacgacatcttTCGTggcaaataaagagaaaattgactATTGCCACGACAAGATAAGGGCTCTttcggatctgttttctttagccgttttatctggcaacgcagcatggctctagacttttttagcgcgagaacggggagaatgggacgagtgggagggaggagggcgtacgaaaaaaaggggacccacgtttcctcttctcctccattcgtcccattctccctcttctccccgttctcgcgctaAAAAAGTTTACCAGCTAtactgcgttgccagataaaatggctaaagaaaacagatccgaaAGAGCCCTATGCTTCCTCTCTAGTCCCTCATTTCGTCAGAGCAATAGATGCCTGGTCGGTtctcggctgtgttggcttccctatcccgggcggtttcagggtaaacgtggtccgatttggaaactggaatgagcgctctagtgagtgtgtcagctactacgctcagctacttttgagagcctagatggctctgTTTCCAGTTTCTACTTCACATTCTGACAAGCTCCACCctaaaatgtctgaaaatCGGGGACGTTTACCCtaaaaccgggatagggaagccaacacagccgagaACCCACCAGGCATCTATTGCTCTGATTTCGTGGCAATAACACGAAATTTGTGTATTGCcacgaaatcattttttttttcattcgacaTTCACGCATGTTCATTCCGTTTTCACGGGAATTATGCACATGTAGTTTTACCctatttaaagttttcctAAACATCTTCTGTGGAACTTAGTACGAAAACgcatttcgtggcaatagacaaaatTCGTGTTGTTGCCACGATATGAGAGATCAGAGAAGAAGTATAGGCGTATAGTGGCATAGCCTACTCTATACAGGAAGCCGAAAggtttggcctttttcttgAAGCAAATTTGCCTTCCCTTCCTCCAATGTTACCCAGCCTTCAAGTGGACCCACGGAGCCGTTGTATCGCCTAGTGGCGATACATGAAAACTTAATTTGTCTATCGATATGATTACGTTCGCTTAGTGgcctttgttttttgtttgtttgtgtgttgtgtttgtttgtttctggataaatttcacaTACTGAGGGGGGCGGGTAGGTGAGTCGGATAAGGCGTCACTTGGTGATCGGGGGGCACCGGAGACCTGAGTTCGACTCTCCTGGTGAGCATAGTTGCTCCCATACCCGGGCACTACCACTACACATACAATACAGATCTCTTCCTTAACGCAGGCCAAAAACGTACACAATGATGGTACTTCCATCCCCCTCCCTTGGGGCTTCTTCCACACAACACAACATTTACACTGCTCATGCCATCgcccaaaaaaaatcaaacagacAAATATCTCGTCGGTGCAAGAAGGTCATCTAGTTGAAGACCAGATGTCTGCTAAAAATAGCAGACGCACCTAATCCTACCAATACCAATACCAATTCACATACTGCAATTATTGCTATTGGTAATAGTTAGCCGTCCCGTGTGCCTTCGTCATTAAAAGCCCTTACGGCAATATATTAATGGGGCGTTCATAAATTACCGCTCATAAGCCCGGGTGAttcctcccccctcccctACATAATTTCGACCACCAGATGGCTCCCCTGGGTCCACTTGGCGGATGGGAAATCGGAGGAAAGGTGAGCAAAGTAGGCTTCACTTTTCCAACACGCGAGAGATATCCTTCCTTTGGGCTTCCTATAATAAAGTAGGCTATGATAGTGGCAATAGACATTTTCAGTTTCGACCGTCGCGCCACGATacatgtcgtggcaatagatctAACCAACAAAAgattgtctattgccacgaacgCCTAGCGTCCCTCTCTTTTCTTGGTTATTGTCTCAGTTTTGTCTTTTGCTACGAAATGCTCTGACATCTTTCGTTACATTTAATAAGcgtttgtctattgccacgaaatttttaatttttcctgaaatgccctttttttgtgtttgtgtctgtgtttacttttgttttttgtgggTTGGGTGTGTGaggttattttcaaaatgttatttctCACCGCGCTGGGTGtatttaagactttaaattgcTAGATACTAGCTACGCCTCGGGCTACGACTTTTGCTTGGTACGCCATCTATCTGccgtttattttaatttgacttTGTTGTACACTCTAGCTACTCCGCGCTGGGTGTAAGACTTCAAATTGCTAGATACTAGCTACGCCTCGGGCTACGACGTCGGCGGACGCTCTAGCTACTCCGCGCTGGGTGTAAGACTTCAAATTGCTAGATACTAGCTACGCCTCGGGCTACGACGTCGGCGGACGCTCTAGCTACTCCGCGCTGGGTAATTGCTAGATACTAGCTACGCCCCAGGCTACGACTTTTGCATCTTGTACGCCATCTATCTGCCGTTTTATTTAAATTGACTTTTGCCTCTTTCGTCACGAAACAGAGGACTAGAAggctttcgtggcaatagacaaagtGATCTTAATCGACACGAAACgatattttcagattttggGGCAATAGTGAGTCGAGCCTGTCGCGTCACGAAAAGGATTTCCTGGCAATAGATTTAACCTTCGGGTAATTAAACTTCCAGACTTTCTCAAGGATTTTACTAGCAGTAAATAAGAGTTTGGTGTTGATTGAGACGAAGACGATCTTTTTCTAATGTTTATTATACAAAACAGAAATTTAATATTGTATAACATTGACCTTGTTGTCATGAAAGAAGTTACAATTATCGATAAGTGTTTTTACCAGGTTTTAGCGAACTTagcaattatttttacaatcTTAAAGGTAATGCATTTATCCGTTAGTCTAGCGCTTCACCACATTTGATAAACAAGTCAGATATTTTGGGGTCATTGAGATCTTCTTCAGAAGCCACTAGCAGGAGTTGAGTAACAAATCTGTAGAAATTATATGTGCCCAACAATTTATCCAAATCGGCTTCCAACCTATgtgttcaaaatgaaaatcagatTTAAGGTGAACACAAATTCTGAATTAATTTACACACTTTGTGGGTCTTAAAGATTTGGATCCAGCACTAGTTTTTGGGTTAGTCTTGAGTTCTGAGATATCCAACTGAATTTGTTGGAGGTCATTTTGAACCCCTCTTATATCGCTTAATATCCCTTCAAGCTGCTGTGATTCCAACAGATTGCTTTCGCTGAGGTTAAGGTATTCAATAGACGCTTCCAGTAGTTCCTCTTCTATTTTCTCTGCAGCCCTATTGAAGGTTTAGAAGTTTAAGATGTGATACGATTAAATACAAAGGAAAGAAGAGGGTCTTACTGATCATCATTTTCAGCTGACTGAAGAGCAAGACTGAATTGGGAGGTGTCTATTCCCTGCTGAAATATCACGTACAATTGCATACCTTCTCCAATCTTGTCACTAGCCTTCTTAATCTTCTCCACCAATTCGTGAGTGTCTTTTATTTCCTCGTTCTCCGAGAGACCACCATCAATTTTCCGTAATTGCACATCGCCTTCTACGATCAACCGCTGCTGCACCTTAACAAGGCGAGCCAGTTCCTCAAACGTTTCCAAACTGTCATCTTCGTTTTCGGCATTCACAAATTCAGTATCAGCCTGCAATGCATAACAAATGTCCTCCCCGAGTTCATTGAACGACTTTTCCATTTCCCCATCAAATTGTAAATAATATGTCAGATGTGTCGTCATATGTCAAATATGTCGGTACAGTGCAGGCCTACAGGGTGCAGGTGCAGGTTGGACGGTGGGTAAAGTGCGGAACCCGGAGTGCAGGGTCCGTTGGCAACTTtggacgttagccaactctattAGTTTTTGTCTATTAAAATTCCCTCAATCCATTCAAAACAGCAATTTattcataaattttaattacttaAATTTTAATATCAAATAGAACTGctgatttatattttaaaataatttgtcaaAGTGAGCTAAGTTACTGGCAACTCTGCCCTGAGATATCAATCTCAATCTCCGGATCGACGCCGTTGTTTGGTCTGTGACTGATTATGCCGATCGCATATTCCCTGTaagtttttgttcattttagaTAATTCAATGTTTAAATTACGCTAATGAGACTGAAATTTAGCTTTAGCTTTAATTTTGTTCTTGAAGAAATAGCGTTaagtacagttattttaatttttagataTCCAAGACGTGagtgaaattttgtttcaaaatgccaattttttcaaataatttatatgATGTGTCATCTTCAGGTTCTTGTTGGCACAGTGTTCACTCACCATCCTGCAACTCATTTAGcagaaattacacaaaaagaaaagcaatgaGTCCAGTACAGCGGTAGTGCCTACATCTTCAGCCCATACAAAATTGCATCACAAACTACAAAAAATTTCCCGAGTTCGTCAATTGTTGGAAGGTACACTAGAGTTAGGCCCTCTTCACAAAGTGATTAAATGATTACCAATGGACCATATGAAAATATTGCTCCTTTGACGGATGCAAGtttaatttaaagtaaaaatgtatattatttataataatagttttgtttatttaggaGGACATTGTTATTCATTTTGAGAACAATGCTCCATTTCTTAGCGTTGCCAATCTCCTTAAACACATTGGGGTAAAATTGCTGTTGAAGAGAATTTGGATGTTTATCATGGTGGATCCAAGCTCAAAACCTCTTTTTCGGGATTTGAATACCAAAGAGAACATTGTGGTTTCCAGCATTTAGTCATACaaagtaagaaaaacaaagtaaCACAAACGAATGATGCACTTGTTCGCATTATTCTCCCTGAAGGAGCATCCAACATTGAAATCGAAACTCCGTATGCAGTCACTCGATTACAAGACACATTGCATTTTACTTACCTCAATGTCAAGGGCCGCTCGGTCGTGGAAAATGCTGCCAAGAACCTTGTGGAGATCCACATCCAACCTTTCAAGGTTTGTTAGGTTTTCCTATTtctgcattgaattactctgtgTGCTAATACTTTTGATGTCTTACTTGCAGTACACGTTTCCTAGAATCGTCATGCTTCAAGAgccattgttattttttcctcctGTTCTTCACTTTCATCATCTAATCCTCCATCACCAaggtttgaaatgaaaaaaacatggAAAACGCAACATCCATCCTATTTCATTGTTCACCCTTTACCTTGCTCGCTACTTTTTAT is a genomic window of Daphnia pulicaria isolate SC F1-1A chromosome 2, SC_F0-13Bv2, whole genome shotgun sequence containing:
- the LOC124325924 gene encoding uncharacterized protein LOC124325924, with protein sequence MTTHLTYYLQFDGEMEKSFNELGEDICYALQADTEFVNAENEDDSLETFEELARLVKVQQRLIVEGDVQLRKIDGGLSENEEIKDTHELVEKIKKASDKIGEGMQLYVIFQQGIDTSQFSLALQSAENDDQAAEKIEEELLEASIEYLNLSESNLLESQQLEGILSDIRGVQNDLQQIQLDISELKTNPKTSAGSKSLRPTKLEADLDKLLGTYNFYRFVTQLLLVASEEDLNDPKISDLFIKCGEALD